From one Streptomyces sp. R41 genomic stretch:
- a CDS encoding HEXXH motif-containing putative peptide modification protein, whose product MILPVVPDRALTELGRTEGGPETLGLLVRDQYTRRLLLLRAVLDAVEAADPGVCSADARARLREDWGLLEEADRMKPPVRPDGWGYEIGPGTVGASGAGSWTGAAVRAPVDRTGAGPASAAYGQVEEAAPWGGPRVAPGQGVYTDPDGPWVYPHVEAGASNGDSHVGPASVAYGAVEAPVSEGGAHVGQASTTGSERALAGVALSPVRTQLLHPFVGPWARYCLRGLGAGAGPRAGRDARELSRDLAYFGALAAVVAARAGLSYAVRLTARDGVLTLPSLGALRTATSGDVPVDVVHRRGSLTLRRRGEKDIVVRLQSGGFGAWSEAAAWTPAYALPGLLPGSDPVPLDDLDPYRTARGGPHHRELSGPVTLDDTERKRWLQSWSGIASVLRLGGEHRVTEAVALLRCLVPLSAPPGSTAGGRTTGSCSGTRREAFGALLSSTPPTPMTFAATLVHELQHTKLAALSDMLTLHHAGTQARYFAPWRPDPRPYDGLLQGTYSHLALAEFFQRTALVTTHPAHRDAAWAQHARYREQVGAVLPTLVGSGDLTAQGRRFVDQMIAVYERLAEHPAPRGQTARAEAYIRAARALWTQRHAPGE is encoded by the coding sequence GTGATCCTGCCGGTGGTCCCGGACCGGGCCCTGACCGAACTCGGCCGCACCGAAGGCGGCCCCGAGACCCTGGGCCTGCTCGTACGCGACCAGTACACGCGCAGGTTGCTGCTGCTTCGCGCGGTGCTCGACGCCGTGGAGGCGGCCGACCCCGGGGTCTGCTCCGCCGACGCCCGGGCGCGGCTGCGGGAGGACTGGGGACTGCTGGAGGAGGCGGACCGGATGAAGCCGCCTGTCCGGCCGGACGGTTGGGGGTATGAGATCGGTCCGGGCACCGTGGGCGCGAGCGGCGCCGGCTCCTGGACCGGCGCGGCAGTGCGGGCGCCCGTCGATCGCACCGGTGCCGGCCCGGCGTCGGCCGCGTACGGGCAGGTGGAGGAAGCGGCGCCCTGGGGTGGCCCCCGTGTCGCTCCGGGTCAGGGTGTGTACACGGACCCGGACGGGCCGTGGGTGTACCCGCACGTCGAGGCGGGGGCCTCTAACGGTGATTCCCACGTCGGCCCGGCGTCAGTGGCGTACGGAGCCGTCGAGGCGCCGGTGTCCGAGGGCGGCGCCCATGTCGGCCAGGCGTCCACGACGGGGAGCGAGCGCGCCCTCGCCGGAGTCGCGCTCTCACCGGTCCGTACCCAGCTCCTGCACCCCTTCGTCGGACCGTGGGCCCGGTACTGTCTGCGCGGGCTCGGCGCGGGGGCCGGGCCGAGAGCCGGGCGGGACGCGCGCGAACTCAGCCGCGATCTGGCCTACTTCGGGGCGCTCGCCGCAGTCGTCGCCGCCCGTGCGGGGCTGTCCTACGCGGTGCGGCTGACCGCGCGCGACGGCGTGCTGACCCTGCCCTCCCTCGGCGCACTGCGCACGGCCACGTCCGGAGACGTCCCGGTCGACGTCGTGCACCGCCGGGGGAGTCTGACCTTGCGCCGCCGCGGCGAGAAGGACATCGTCGTGCGCTTGCAGAGCGGCGGCTTCGGCGCCTGGTCCGAGGCCGCCGCGTGGACACCCGCCTACGCGCTGCCCGGTCTGCTGCCCGGCTCGGACCCCGTACCCCTGGACGACCTCGATCCGTACCGCACCGCGCGCGGTGGCCCCCATCACCGCGAGCTCAGCGGACCGGTCACCCTCGACGACACGGAGCGCAAGCGCTGGCTGCAGTCCTGGTCGGGCATCGCGTCCGTGCTCCGGCTCGGCGGCGAGCACCGCGTCACGGAGGCCGTCGCCCTGCTGCGCTGCCTGGTCCCGCTGTCCGCGCCGCCCGGCTCGACGGCCGGCGGCCGGACCACCGGCAGCTGCAGCGGCACCCGGCGTGAGGCCTTCGGCGCGCTCCTCAGCAGCACCCCGCCCACACCCATGACCTTCGCGGCCACGCTGGTGCACGAGCTGCAGCACACCAAACTGGCGGCACTCAGCGACATGCTGACGCTTCACCACGCCGGTACGCAGGCACGTTACTTCGCGCCCTGGCGACCCGATCCGCGCCCGTACGACGGCCTGTTGCAGGGCACGTACTCCCACCTCGCGCTGGCGGAGTTCTTCCAGCGCACCGCGCTCGTCACCACCCACCCGGCCCACCGGGACGCGGCCTGGGCCCAGCACGCCCGTTACCGGGAGCAGGTCGGGGCCGTGCTGCCGACCCTCGTCGGATCGGGGGACCTCACCGCGCAGGGGCGCCGATTCGTCGACCAGATGATCGCGGTCTACGAACGGCTCGCAGAGCATCCCGCGCCGCGCGGGCAGACGGCGCGCGCGGAGGCGTACATACGGGCGGCCCGCGCGCTGTGGACGCAGCGCCACGCGCCGGGCGAATGA
- the fxsT gene encoding FxSxx-COOH system tetratricopeptide repeat protein — MSGARTPVGPTERGAAKQTVTISFAGFNRAWAAWIGDRLERRGHRVVYQRWDSPAEVPLVDLLRDLSLAQGRILIIVSEWYFQLGPRTHDEWNTALREVVAPDPSRFAAVSVTTSPVPTAAAVLGAVELNNMGADEAERRVLDRLDLPADPLPESLEGARRGPRFPAAMPEVWGGVPRRNTRFTGREPLLNDAYHLLQGAEAGAAVVTLHGMSGVGKTQLAAEYVYRFGSEYDVVWWVNAEKRVTYRRRLAELAPQLGLSTGAEYGERLRAVRDSLRRGDPYARWLLILDGADEPDQIYDLVPNGPGHVLITSRNPEWSEHNSKLLEVPVYGRDESVAFIRRRAPRLSEPEADQLAEALEDLPLLLDQTAGWLNDSDLSVQEYIALLEGGIDQDVVKISADFPVAFQTAWSILLNKLRDTVPESVDLLRLCTFFAPGFIPVRLLKEMPHDELPEQIAGLLNDPLLWNKAINQLRQYSVVRLESHEAATDDAASSGESLYLHRMVHQIVHKDMPDEDRREFIDVVRRALAAADPRRPTDTRLWPGYAEIVPHLKYADVLKSKDPAVQTLVFNCLRYMYISGEYRAGIKLGERALKAWRTLLGENHPRIWELTHHYANLLRAVGDYQRTETIERAAVEHLREQRGEQDLDHLRAVSGLGADLRGLARYDEALELSRRLVLTYRDLLGEQDSRTLGAQNNLAVSLRLLGRYDEALNIDRRTLEARRLLLRARHPWALSSEWSYATDLRLLGRYTEAESIQAKNVREYRLVMGPDAPPTLEAEHNLALCHYRSGDRAAAGALLTRVLERCERVLGEADPQTLRFAATTSCFVREHGDIDQGRELGESVVARYEVMLAEGHPYIAGVRANHALVLRSVGERDHSHVLIEQSLADMTAAVGENHPWTLGCAINAAALRNLVGDPEGAAALSQQAVTRASEALGRTHPLTLSARIALAADLRGLRDRQQAEKIEQEALSDLAATLGAQHVHTISARSRNRPYWDFEPLST; from the coding sequence ATGTCTGGAGCTCGTACGCCGGTCGGGCCAACCGAGAGGGGGGCCGCGAAGCAGACCGTCACGATCAGCTTCGCCGGTTTCAACCGGGCCTGGGCGGCCTGGATCGGGGACCGTCTGGAGCGGCGTGGCCATCGCGTCGTGTACCAGCGCTGGGATTCCCCGGCCGAAGTACCGCTCGTGGACCTGCTGCGCGACCTGTCGCTCGCCCAGGGCCGGATTCTGATCATCGTCAGTGAGTGGTACTTCCAGCTGGGCCCGCGCACCCACGACGAGTGGAACACCGCGCTGCGCGAGGTCGTCGCCCCCGACCCGAGCCGTTTCGCGGCCGTCTCCGTCACCACCAGCCCGGTGCCGACCGCAGCCGCCGTACTCGGCGCGGTCGAGCTCAACAACATGGGTGCCGACGAGGCCGAGCGCCGCGTCCTGGACCGCCTCGACCTGCCCGCCGACCCCCTGCCGGAGTCCCTCGAGGGCGCCCGCCGGGGCCCGCGCTTCCCTGCGGCCATGCCCGAGGTCTGGGGCGGCGTACCCCGCCGCAACACCCGCTTCACCGGCCGTGAACCGCTGCTGAACGACGCCTACCACCTCCTCCAGGGCGCCGAGGCGGGGGCCGCCGTGGTCACCCTGCACGGCATGTCGGGCGTGGGCAAGACGCAGCTCGCGGCGGAGTACGTGTACCGCTTCGGCTCCGAGTACGACGTGGTGTGGTGGGTCAACGCCGAGAAACGGGTCACCTACCGGCGCCGACTGGCCGAACTGGCACCGCAGTTGGGGTTGTCGACGGGTGCCGAGTACGGCGAGCGGCTGCGCGCCGTGCGGGACTCGTTGCGCCGCGGCGACCCGTACGCACGCTGGCTGCTGATCCTGGACGGCGCCGACGAGCCGGACCAGATCTACGACCTCGTTCCCAATGGCCCCGGCCACGTCCTGATCACCTCGCGCAACCCCGAGTGGAGCGAGCACAACAGCAAGCTGCTGGAGGTGCCGGTCTACGGCCGTGACGAGTCGGTCGCCTTCATCCGCCGCCGGGCGCCCCGCCTCAGCGAGCCCGAGGCCGACCAGCTCGCCGAGGCGCTGGAGGACCTGCCCCTCCTGCTCGACCAGACAGCGGGCTGGCTCAACGACTCGGACCTCTCCGTCCAGGAGTACATCGCCCTCCTGGAGGGCGGCATCGACCAGGACGTCGTCAAGATCTCCGCCGACTTCCCGGTCGCCTTCCAGACCGCCTGGTCGATACTGCTGAACAAGCTCCGCGACACCGTCCCGGAGTCCGTCGACCTGCTCCGCCTGTGCACCTTCTTCGCGCCGGGCTTCATCCCGGTACGCCTCCTGAAGGAGATGCCGCACGACGAGCTGCCCGAACAGATCGCCGGTCTCCTCAACGACCCGCTCCTGTGGAACAAGGCGATCAACCAGCTCCGCCAGTACTCCGTCGTCCGCCTGGAGTCCCACGAGGCGGCCACCGACGACGCCGCGTCCTCCGGCGAGTCCCTGTATCTGCACCGGATGGTCCACCAGATCGTCCACAAGGACATGCCGGACGAGGACCGGCGGGAGTTCATCGATGTGGTGCGGCGGGCGCTGGCGGCGGCGGATCCGCGGCGGCCCACGGACACCCGGCTGTGGCCCGGATACGCGGAGATCGTCCCGCACCTGAAGTACGCGGACGTGTTGAAGAGCAAGGATCCGGCGGTGCAGACGCTGGTCTTCAACTGCCTTCGGTACATGTACATTTCGGGCGAGTACCGCGCGGGCATCAAACTCGGCGAACGCGCCCTGAAGGCTTGGCGGACGCTGCTCGGCGAGAACCATCCGAGGATCTGGGAACTGACGCACCACTACGCCAATCTGCTGCGCGCAGTCGGCGACTACCAGCGCACCGAGACGATCGAGCGTGCCGCCGTCGAACATCTGCGTGAACAGCGGGGAGAGCAGGACCTGGACCACCTGCGCGCGGTCAGCGGTCTCGGCGCGGACCTGCGCGGTCTCGCCCGCTACGACGAGGCGCTGGAACTCTCCCGGCGGCTCGTGCTGACGTACCGCGACCTCCTGGGCGAACAGGACTCGCGGACCCTCGGGGCCCAGAACAACCTGGCGGTGTCGCTGCGGCTGCTCGGCCGCTACGACGAGGCGCTGAACATCGACCGGCGGACGCTGGAGGCACGCAGGCTGTTGCTGCGGGCACGGCATCCGTGGGCGCTGAGTTCCGAGTGGTCCTACGCGACGGACCTGCGCCTCCTCGGCCGTTACACCGAGGCCGAGTCGATCCAGGCCAAGAACGTGCGTGAGTACCGTCTCGTCATGGGGCCCGACGCACCGCCGACCCTGGAGGCCGAACACAATCTTGCCCTGTGCCACTACCGCAGCGGAGACCGCGCCGCGGCGGGCGCGCTGCTCACCCGCGTGCTGGAACGCTGCGAGCGCGTGCTGGGCGAGGCGGATCCGCAGACACTGAGGTTCGCTGCCACCACGAGCTGTTTCGTGCGCGAACACGGCGACATCGACCAGGGGCGGGAACTCGGCGAGTCCGTCGTCGCCCGCTACGAAGTGATGCTCGCCGAGGGCCATCCCTACATCGCAGGGGTCCGTGCCAACCACGCCCTGGTGCTGCGCAGCGTCGGCGAGCGGGACCATTCCCATGTCCTCATCGAACAGTCGCTGGCCGACATGACCGCGGCGGTCGGCGAGAACCACCCTTGGACCCTGGGCTGCGCCATCAACGCCGCCGCCCTGCGCAACCTCGTCGGTGACCCCGAGGGAGCCGCCGCGCTCAGCCAGCAGGCGGTCACCCGGGCCAGTGAGGCACTCGGCCGCACCCACCCGCTGACCCTTTCCGCCCGCATCGCCCTCGCCGCCGATCTGCGCGGCCTGAGAGACCGCCAACAGGCCGAGAAGATCGAGCAGGAGGCCCTCTCCGACCTGGCCGCCACCCTGGGCGCCCAGCACGTCCACACCATCTCGGCCCGTTCCCGCAACCGGCCCTACTGGGACTTCGAACCTCTGTCGACCTGA
- a CDS encoding tetratricopeptide repeat protein, which produces MFAVSYSCLAREYEVLDRAREIGEPIVARYERMLGPAHPYVAGVHANQALILRAVGAREESRFLADRARTEMERAVGPDHPWALGCALNASAAAALAGDRETALAMSLDIAARTEADDVLGAAHPLTLSARIALAADLRSTGDRREAERLEEVALDDLAATLGHDHPGTRAARNRERPFWDFEPLTT; this is translated from the coding sequence ATGTTCGCCGTTTCCTACAGCTGCCTCGCTCGGGAGTACGAGGTCCTCGACCGGGCGCGGGAGATCGGCGAGCCGATCGTCGCCCGCTACGAGCGGATGCTCGGGCCCGCCCATCCATACGTCGCCGGCGTCCACGCCAACCAGGCCCTGATCCTGCGTGCCGTCGGCGCACGGGAAGAGTCCCGCTTCCTCGCCGACCGAGCACGTACCGAGATGGAGCGGGCAGTGGGGCCCGACCACCCCTGGGCGCTCGGCTGTGCCCTCAATGCCTCCGCTGCGGCTGCCCTCGCCGGTGATCGCGAGACTGCCCTCGCGATGAGCCTTGACATCGCGGCCAGGACCGAGGCCGACGACGTCCTCGGGGCCGCACACCCCTTGACCCTGTCCGCCCGTATCGCCCTTGCCGCCGACCTGCGGTCCACTGGCGACCGTAGGGAGGCCGAGCGGCTGGAAGAAGTCGCCCTCGACGACCTGGCAGCGACCCTCGGCCACGACCACCCCGGCACCCGGGCCGCCCGAAACCGCGAGCGCCCGTTCTGGGACTTCGAACCCCTGACCACATGA